One genomic window of Corynebacterium pseudotuberculosis includes the following:
- a CDS encoding DUF4259 domain-containing protein, which translates to MSTWEREIFSEEVNVDFLDELNDLDSDDVVEAVRDACVLATGTGRVSEDEQLNGLAAATIAAIWAGAPFSDGDLVSTYPFIREYIGEGDEALHESAAKLLEEADTEEDLEAFLEALS; encoded by the coding sequence ATGAGCACCTGGGAAAGAGAGATTTTCTCCGAGGAAGTTAACGTTGATTTTCTCGATGAGCTAAATGACCTAGACAGCGATGATGTCGTAGAAGCAGTGCGCGATGCTTGTGTTTTAGCAACCGGAACGGGGCGGGTTTCTGAAGACGAGCAGCTTAATGGCTTAGCCGCGGCAACAATTGCGGCTATCTGGGCTGGGGCGCCCTTTAGCGATGGCGACCTGGTAAGCACCTACCCCTTTATCCGGGAATATATAGGGGAGGGCGACGAGGCTTTACACGAATCCGCTGCCAAGCTACTAGAAGAAGCCGATACGGAAGAAGACCTTGAGGCTTTCCTAGAGGCTTTGAGCTAA
- the mtrA gene encoding MtrAB system response regulator MtrA has translation MPQKILVVDDDPAISEMLTIVLEAEGFNTVAVTDGALAVETFNREEPDLVLLDLMLPGMNGIDICRLIRQNSTVPIVMLTAKTDTVDVVLGLETGADDYITKPFKPKELIARLRARLRRTDDAPADVIEISDLAIDVPGHVVSRGREVIQLTPLEFDLLLELASKPGQVFTREELLQKVWGYRNASDTRLVNVHVQRLRAKIEKDPENPQIVLTVRGVGYKTGQE, from the coding sequence ATGCCCCAGAAGATTCTTGTCGTTGATGATGATCCAGCCATCTCTGAGATGCTGACAATCGTGCTGGAAGCTGAAGGTTTTAATACCGTAGCTGTCACCGATGGTGCCTTAGCAGTAGAAACCTTTAATCGAGAAGAACCGGATCTTGTTCTTCTGGATCTTATGCTTCCAGGTATGAACGGTATCGATATTTGCCGTTTGATCCGTCAGAACTCGACAGTGCCTATAGTGATGCTCACAGCTAAAACAGACACCGTTGACGTGGTGTTAGGGCTGGAAACGGGGGCGGATGATTACATCACTAAGCCTTTCAAGCCCAAGGAACTCATTGCGCGGCTGCGGGCGCGGCTGCGCCGTACAGATGACGCACCCGCGGATGTCATCGAGATCAGCGATCTTGCCATCGACGTCCCCGGCCATGTGGTCAGCCGCGGGCGAGAGGTTATCCAGCTCACCCCGTTGGAGTTTGATTTGCTTCTTGAGCTAGCAAGTAAGCCCGGCCAGGTATTTACTCGGGAAGAATTACTGCAAAAGGTATGGGGATACCGGAACGCGTCGGATACCCGATTAGTCAATGTCCACGTGCAGCGGTTGCGTGCAAAAATTGAGAAGGATCCGGAGAACCCCCAGATCGTGCTCACTGTCCGAGGCGTCGGATACAAGACCGGGCAGGAGTAA
- the hpf gene encoding ribosome hibernation-promoting factor, HPF/YfiA family, which yields MTTPTGNNETLSPDVQVSITGRNVEVPEHFAERVNTKLAKIARLDPTLTFFHVELQHEPNPRRAEQSDRIQITATGKGHIARAEAKEDSFYAALETALARMERSLRKVKARRSISLSGHRAPKGAGETAAELVHEAETARADSQYDHDPYADSVEEVLPGRVVRHKEHPSTPMSVDDALSEMELVGHDFYMFVNEETGRPSVVYRRHAFDYGLISLAKED from the coding sequence ATGACCACGCCTACTGGAAACAACGAGACTCTGAGCCCTGACGTCCAGGTTTCGATCACTGGCCGCAATGTTGAAGTTCCGGAGCACTTTGCGGAACGCGTTAATACTAAGCTCGCTAAAATAGCTCGTCTTGATCCAACACTCACCTTCTTCCACGTCGAACTGCAGCACGAGCCTAATCCGCGTCGTGCTGAGCAGTCTGATCGTATCCAGATCACGGCTACCGGCAAGGGACATATTGCTCGGGCTGAGGCTAAAGAAGATAGCTTTTATGCAGCTCTGGAGACGGCGCTGGCTCGGATGGAGCGTTCCCTGCGTAAGGTGAAGGCCCGTCGTTCCATCTCCCTATCCGGACACCGTGCTCCTAAGGGGGCTGGCGAGACCGCTGCTGAATTGGTGCATGAAGCAGAAACGGCTCGCGCTGATTCTCAGTACGATCACGATCCTTATGCGGACTCCGTAGAGGAAGTGCTGCCAGGCCGGGTCGTTCGTCACAAGGAACACCCATCCACCCCGATGAGTGTCGACGATGCCCTTTCTGAGATGGAACTTGTGGGACATGATTTCTACATGTTTGTTAATGAAGAGACAGGGCGTCCGTCGGTTGTGTATCGTCGCCACGCTTTTGATTATGGTCTTATCTCCTTGGCAAAAG
- a CDS encoding dTMP kinase, translating into MIIAIEGIDGAGKNTLVRALVEKLDARVLGFPRYQDSIHAHLAQKALYQEMGDVSDSIYAMALLFALDRREIAEELRSYKGSEDVILLDRYVSSNAAYSAARAQDWNLVAWVSHLEFEEFGLPTPDIQVLLNTSPEVAAQRAAKREEQDQDRSRDCYETDSSLQVRTSDAYARLAEEKRFSPWIVAQPGDSVDDVALKIIQTLGTM; encoded by the coding sequence ATGATTATTGCGATTGAAGGAATTGACGGCGCGGGTAAAAATACTCTGGTTCGTGCCCTCGTCGAGAAGCTTGACGCACGAGTTTTAGGGTTTCCGCGCTACCAGGACTCTATCCACGCCCATCTTGCGCAGAAGGCGCTCTACCAGGAGATGGGTGACGTCAGTGATTCCATCTACGCCATGGCCCTACTTTTTGCGCTAGACCGTAGGGAGATAGCGGAGGAACTCCGGTCCTATAAGGGGAGTGAAGACGTTATCTTGCTCGATAGGTATGTCTCCTCTAATGCCGCATATTCGGCGGCTCGCGCACAGGACTGGAACCTGGTGGCGTGGGTTTCTCACCTTGAGTTTGAGGAGTTTGGCCTTCCTACCCCCGATATACAAGTGCTTCTGAATACCTCCCCGGAAGTAGCAGCACAGCGTGCGGCAAAGCGGGAGGAACAGGACCAGGATCGTTCCCGCGACTGCTATGAAACCGATAGTAGCCTGCAGGTTCGTACCTCAGATGCGTACGCTAGATTGGCTGAAGAGAAGCGGTTTTCTCCTTGGATTGTGGCGCAGCCGGGAGACTCTGTTGATGACGTCGCACTCAAGATCATCCAAACCCTGGGTACGATGTAA
- the manA gene encoding mannose-6-phosphate isomerase, class I, translating to MQLLSPSAQAYAWGSRTLIQNLRGEEQGTSPIAELWYGAHPGGPSKIGDESLAEHIAAAPEQQLGHRVHSEFGERLPFLLKILAADQPLSLQAHPSLEQAQEGFARDNEQGIQLGAHNRNYKDDNHKPELLIALTEFHAMAGFRPLAKTLEMLRFLDCEELERYIAMVVDNPLKESDSLRALFTTWITIPTANRRDLIVAVVSSAKEKAESAPEWMSAALKNIVLLNEQYPGDVGVLGAILLNYVVLQPGEAIYLDAGNLHAYVRGLGVEIMANSDNVLRGGLTSKHVDVPELVRVLKFASLENPIVEAESGVYPVPINEFAIKRIDLDKTAEKIAHDGPAILLCTAGTVEVGGVTLNPTQALWLSAADAEVEARGQGQLFVATV from the coding sequence ATGCAGTTGCTGTCCCCAAGTGCACAGGCCTATGCCTGGGGCTCTAGGACACTCATCCAAAATCTCAGAGGTGAGGAGCAAGGAACCAGTCCAATTGCTGAACTTTGGTATGGCGCCCATCCGGGTGGGCCATCGAAGATTGGGGACGAGTCTCTTGCCGAGCATATCGCTGCTGCTCCTGAGCAGCAGCTTGGGCATCGTGTCCATAGCGAATTTGGAGAGAGGCTTCCATTCCTCCTGAAAATTCTGGCAGCGGACCAGCCTTTGTCTTTGCAAGCACATCCTTCCTTGGAACAAGCCCAGGAAGGTTTTGCTAGGGATAACGAGCAGGGGATTCAGCTTGGGGCGCATAACCGGAATTACAAGGACGATAACCATAAGCCTGAGTTACTGATTGCCTTGACCGAGTTCCACGCGATGGCAGGATTCCGTCCGCTTGCTAAGACCCTGGAGATGCTAAGGTTCCTCGACTGTGAGGAATTAGAGCGCTACATCGCGATGGTTGTAGATAATCCACTGAAAGAATCTGATAGCCTGCGTGCGCTGTTTACTACGTGGATCACAATCCCTACGGCTAATCGACGCGATCTCATTGTCGCAGTTGTTTCATCTGCAAAGGAAAAAGCAGAAAGCGCTCCGGAGTGGATGAGCGCTGCGTTGAAGAATATCGTGCTGCTCAACGAGCAGTATCCTGGGGACGTAGGCGTATTGGGGGCGATTCTGCTCAATTACGTTGTTCTTCAACCGGGGGAGGCCATCTACCTTGATGCGGGTAACCTGCATGCCTATGTGCGGGGGCTTGGCGTTGAGATCATGGCAAACTCCGACAATGTTCTTCGTGGCGGGTTGACGTCAAAACATGTTGATGTGCCGGAGCTTGTGCGAGTGCTTAAGTTTGCTTCTTTGGAAAATCCCATTGTAGAGGCAGAATCTGGAGTCTATCCAGTGCCTATCAACGAGTTTGCTATTAAGCGAATCGATCTTGATAAAACTGCAGAAAAGATCGCTCACGATGGTCCCGCCATACTCTTGTGCACGGCTGGAACAGTGGAAGTAGGCGGAGTGACTCTTAACCCAACTCAAGCATTGTGGCTCTCTGCCGCCGATGCTGAGGTGGAGGCGCGCGGTCAAGGCCAGCTCTTTGTGGCTACCGTGTGA
- the mtrB gene encoding MtrAB system histidine kinase MtrB produces MRHRFVELWRTSLQFKVLGSIFAASLVVMMILAFVLVSFVTQRLINTKLDIANSEIDRARVSVEQQIKATGASSSMQVRLNSARAALVNKVASAEDQAVYEPVILVNNPDGSVIASPEGYRIPERLRSFVDQRQVSYQFATIDRANGTTYKALIIGTPTNSDIPNTQVYLVMSMESDEATLALLRGLFSGAAIVLVVLLVGITWLLTQQVITPVRSASRIAERFSSGHLRERMVVDGEDEMARLAMSFNSMAESLSKQIAQLEEYGNLQRQFTSDVSHELRTPLTTVRMAADMIADGSEDLSPGVKRASELMVRELDRFEALLADLLEISRHDAGVADLAENNLDIRACINAAWQQVEHLAQELGIEVRFDIPAEPVNLVGDSRRIERVLRNLLANAIDHANGKPVDVHCAVTEDAVAVAVVDHGVGLKPGQEELVFNRFWRADPSRVRHSGGTGLGLAISREDAVLHGGTLAAAGVLGHGTMFLLTLPLIPRSDITTTPIELVAPGFSTPEGLEASGDAVLTVEEGLAEKSLGQDAHQKEDTEERLGKQNG; encoded by the coding sequence CTGCGACATCGCTTTGTCGAGCTGTGGCGCACCTCGCTTCAATTCAAGGTTCTCGGATCTATCTTTGCGGCATCGCTGGTAGTCATGATGATCTTGGCCTTTGTCCTGGTTAGCTTTGTTACCCAGCGGTTAATCAATACCAAGTTGGATATTGCAAACTCGGAGATCGACCGTGCGCGTGTGTCTGTGGAACAACAAATTAAGGCCACAGGTGCTTCCAGCAGTATGCAGGTTCGTCTAAATTCTGCCCGTGCCGCCCTTGTAAACAAGGTGGCATCGGCAGAAGACCAAGCAGTATATGAGCCAGTCATTCTGGTGAACAACCCCGATGGTTCTGTGATCGCGTCGCCGGAGGGATATCGCATCCCAGAACGGCTTCGGAGCTTTGTGGATCAACGGCAAGTTTCCTATCAATTTGCCACCATTGACCGCGCCAACGGTACAACCTATAAGGCGCTTATCATCGGGACCCCGACAAACTCCGATATTCCTAACACACAAGTCTATTTAGTGATGTCTATGGAATCTGACGAGGCAACTCTAGCGCTGTTGCGCGGTCTGTTTTCCGGGGCAGCCATTGTCCTTGTGGTGTTGCTCGTGGGGATCACCTGGTTGCTTACTCAACAGGTGATCACGCCGGTGCGTTCTGCAAGCCGCATCGCGGAACGCTTTAGCTCAGGACATTTGAGAGAGCGCATGGTGGTCGATGGGGAAGACGAGATGGCGCGTCTGGCAATGAGCTTTAATTCCATGGCCGAGTCCTTGTCTAAGCAAATTGCGCAGTTGGAAGAATATGGAAATTTACAGCGCCAGTTCACCTCGGACGTCTCCCACGAGCTAAGAACCCCGCTTACCACGGTCCGCATGGCCGCAGACATGATCGCGGACGGTTCTGAGGATCTCTCACCTGGCGTGAAGCGAGCCTCTGAGCTCATGGTGAGAGAACTCGATCGCTTTGAGGCACTATTGGCTGATCTCCTAGAGATTTCTCGTCATGACGCCGGTGTTGCGGACCTTGCAGAGAACAATCTTGATATCCGCGCGTGTATCAATGCAGCATGGCAACAAGTCGAGCATCTTGCGCAAGAGCTGGGGATTGAAGTGCGCTTTGATATCCCCGCCGAACCCGTAAACCTGGTGGGTGATTCACGCAGGATAGAGCGGGTGCTGCGTAATCTTTTGGCCAATGCCATTGATCATGCCAATGGAAAGCCTGTGGACGTCCACTGTGCAGTCACGGAAGACGCCGTGGCCGTGGCCGTGGTGGACCATGGCGTAGGCCTTAAACCAGGGCAGGAGGAGCTGGTATTTAACCGGTTCTGGCGCGCCGATCCATCTCGAGTTCGTCATTCTGGAGGCACTGGGCTGGGGCTGGCAATTTCCCGTGAAGACGCAGTCCTACACGGTGGAACGCTAGCAGCAGCGGGTGTCTTGGGGCATGGAACCATGTTTTTGCTTACGCTGCCGCTTATTCCGCGCTCCGATATTACGACTACTCCCATTGAACTCGTAGCTCCGGGCTTTTCGACGCCCGAAGGGTTGGAAGCATCCGGCGACGCTGTGCTGACTGTGGAGGAAGGGCTCGCGGAAAAATCGCTCGGCCAGGATGCCCATCAAAAAGAAGACACCGAGGAAAGGCTAGGGAAGCAGAATGGCTAG
- the ahcY gene encoding adenosylhomocysteinase → MTSFDFKVKDLSLAEAGRHQIRLAEYEMPGLMQLREEYREEQPLAGARITGSIHMTVQTAVLIETLVALGAEVRWASCNIFSTQDEAAAAVVVGPEGTVDNPQGVPVFAWKGETLQEYWDCVHKIFAWPGDQLPNMILDDGGDATMAVIRGQQYEQAGVVPPGEEGDSDEYQAFLEMLRATLESDPGMWTAIASSVKGVTEETTTGVHRLYHFAEEGVLPFPAMNVNDAVTKSKFDNKYGTRHSLIDGINRATDMLMGGKNVLICGYGDVGKGCAEAMAGQGARVKVTEADPINALQALMDGFPVVTVDQAISEADIVITATGNMGIISFEQMLKMKDHAVLGNIGHFDNEIDMASLLHRNDVSRVTIKPQVDEFTLPNGNAIIVLSEGRLLNLGNATGHPSFVMSTSFADQTIAQIELFQNDGRYRNEVYRLPKILDEKVARIHVEALGGEITELTKEQAEYIGVDVAGPYKPEHYRY, encoded by the coding sequence ATGACCTCTTTTGATTTCAAGGTGAAAGATTTAAGCCTCGCGGAAGCAGGCCGCCACCAAATCCGTCTCGCAGAATATGAGATGCCGGGTTTGATGCAGTTGCGAGAAGAATATCGTGAAGAACAGCCGCTCGCGGGGGCTCGGATTACCGGCTCGATTCACATGACTGTTCAGACCGCCGTGTTAATTGAGACGCTCGTAGCGCTGGGCGCAGAAGTGCGCTGGGCATCATGCAACATCTTTTCCACTCAAGATGAAGCAGCAGCTGCAGTTGTAGTTGGCCCGGAGGGGACTGTAGACAACCCGCAGGGTGTCCCGGTTTTTGCGTGGAAGGGCGAGACTCTTCAAGAGTATTGGGATTGTGTACACAAAATTTTTGCATGGCCGGGAGACCAGCTTCCCAATATGATCCTGGATGATGGCGGGGACGCAACTATGGCGGTTATTCGTGGCCAGCAATATGAACAAGCCGGCGTTGTCCCACCGGGCGAGGAGGGGGACTCTGACGAGTACCAGGCGTTCTTGGAGATGCTGCGAGCAACGTTGGAATCAGATCCAGGGATGTGGACGGCTATCGCATCCTCCGTGAAAGGTGTCACCGAGGAAACCACGACGGGCGTGCATAGGCTATATCACTTTGCAGAAGAAGGCGTGCTGCCATTCCCCGCAATGAACGTTAACGACGCCGTGACCAAGTCCAAGTTTGATAATAAATACGGTACCCGGCATTCGCTTATCGACGGCATCAATCGTGCCACCGACATGCTGATGGGCGGCAAAAATGTCCTGATCTGTGGCTATGGCGACGTAGGTAAAGGCTGCGCAGAGGCAATGGCCGGGCAGGGTGCGCGCGTAAAAGTTACAGAAGCTGATCCCATTAATGCTCTTCAGGCGCTGATGGACGGGTTCCCGGTAGTCACAGTTGATCAGGCTATCTCGGAAGCGGACATTGTGATTACCGCGACGGGAAACATGGGCATCATTTCCTTTGAACAGATGCTGAAGATGAAAGACCATGCGGTTCTAGGCAACATTGGGCACTTTGATAATGAAATAGACATGGCCTCGTTGCTGCATCGCAACGATGTCTCCCGTGTGACAATCAAGCCGCAGGTTGATGAATTCACGCTGCCCAATGGCAACGCGATTATTGTGTTGTCAGAAGGGCGCCTTTTGAACCTGGGCAATGCCACCGGCCATCCTAGCTTTGTGATGTCCACATCATTTGCGGATCAGACCATTGCCCAGATAGAGCTTTTCCAAAATGATGGACGCTACCGCAATGAGGTCTACCGTTTGCCTAAGATCCTGGATGAGAAGGTAGCCAGAATCCACGTGGAGGCTTTGGGCGGAGAAATTACTGAGCTAACCAAAGAACAAGCGGAATATATAGGCGTGGACGTCGCAGGGCCTTATAAACCGGAGCATTACCGTTACTAA
- a CDS encoding ComF family protein, giving the protein MMWEFLFPQACMGCGKPGLRMCEECKEEWSRAPQRVTTLTDPHVPVWSLGEFGGVRRRTIINFKERGRTDAVRYLGPVVAAAVEHLAALGEVEEDIVLLPAPTRMRAAQQRGGDPVELMCRASGLRTERVLWHRPSVADSVGLDVSQRRSNLSGNVFLTGVPSCAVLIVDDVITTGATLAESVAVLTSANVKIRGALGLSNV; this is encoded by the coding sequence ATGATGTGGGAATTTCTTTTTCCACAGGCTTGCATGGGGTGCGGAAAACCTGGGCTCCGGATGTGCGAGGAGTGCAAAGAAGAGTGGTCGCGTGCTCCGCAGCGGGTGACTACTCTCACCGATCCGCACGTGCCTGTGTGGTCTTTAGGCGAGTTTGGCGGGGTGCGGCGAAGAACGATCATCAATTTCAAAGAGCGCGGACGTACAGATGCGGTGCGTTATCTCGGACCGGTGGTGGCCGCAGCAGTTGAGCATCTTGCGGCTTTAGGCGAAGTGGAAGAGGACATTGTGCTGCTTCCTGCGCCAACTCGTATGCGGGCTGCGCAACAACGCGGTGGTGACCCGGTTGAATTAATGTGCCGGGCTAGTGGCCTGCGCACGGAGCGGGTTTTATGGCATAGACCGTCTGTGGCGGATTCTGTGGGATTAGATGTTTCTCAGCGTAGGAGCAATCTTTCTGGAAACGTTTTTCTGACCGGGGTCCCCTCGTGTGCGGTGCTTATTGTTGACGATGTGATCACAACGGGCGCTACCCTTGCAGAGTCTGTAGCGGTTTTGACCAGCGCAAATGTAAAAATTAGGGGAGCCTTGGGACTTTCGAATGTGTAG
- a CDS encoding lipase chaperone codes for MDNTYTRRFLLFIAAGTTLAIAIGILVWKLGSPQTTASNATSDAGPQKLEEAAVTSSASVAPQPQSSAPAPADSSPQEDPYVVRTQYPIAPNRVPHVRHDPLMPPNAHLGSGKPRPPTTTVAVPTTPQEQTTIAIPEIDTPTLDDPAEETPQNQSSQPHPPTVPVSEGSSANPAQSTEKPDQNTSSTSTEPSTAPTEIITEPTAPLVDPSTVQKMLGSAGTLLSPQEKPHPTAAKETEPKPEAPAQNTEKVVLQP; via the coding sequence GTGGACAACACTTATACTCGCCGGTTTCTATTGTTCATTGCTGCCGGCACCACGCTAGCTATTGCCATTGGGATCTTGGTTTGGAAGCTCGGGAGCCCACAGACCACAGCATCAAACGCTACCTCCGACGCTGGGCCACAAAAATTGGAAGAAGCCGCGGTGACCTCTTCCGCTAGTGTTGCACCACAGCCGCAGAGCAGCGCTCCCGCTCCTGCAGATTCTTCGCCGCAAGAGGACCCCTATGTGGTTCGCACCCAATACCCAATAGCGCCTAATCGCGTTCCTCATGTGCGTCACGATCCTCTGATGCCGCCCAATGCGCATCTAGGTAGTGGGAAACCTCGCCCCCCTACTACCACGGTCGCTGTCCCTACCACTCCCCAAGAGCAAACAACAATTGCAATTCCGGAGATAGACACCCCAACTCTCGACGATCCCGCAGAAGAAACTCCCCAAAACCAAAGCTCGCAACCGCATCCCCCCACCGTTCCGGTATCAGAGGGTTCTTCTGCCAATCCCGCTCAGTCTACGGAGAAGCCAGACCAAAATACGAGTAGCACCTCAACAGAACCAAGCACGGCCCCCACGGAAATTATCACGGAGCCCACCGCCCCCTTGGTGGACCCCTCTACCGTGCAAAAAATGCTGGGCTCTGCAGGAACCCTTCTCTCCCCGCAGGAGAAACCCCATCCTACTGCGGCAAAAGAAACTGAGCCTAAGCCTGAAGCACCGGCTCAGAACACAGAAAAAGTGGTTCTGCAGCCTTAA
- the lpqB gene encoding MtrAB system accessory lipoprotein LpqB yields the protein MARVARLGLAIGLVGVLVSACTTLPSSSDPQAIRGFDVSSSTEQQAPIAGQEPDLLLRDFYEANTNPSQRYKHARGYLTDAASERWSPGTSVLVLDGIDINSSANSSASRRVFDVRGNIVGSLEEGGSYVSKNESYSTTITLERVNSEWRIAELPDQIVVQRNELWNHYDPKQLYFFDTSGSTLVADRRWVFKDSSASRNSVESALITLMVGGPSRNLTPGVVNEVPSGASFAGLSNGFYQFTGMSGLGQDEIRRISAQFVWTLALSGSAGPFKFAFDGVPIKSERRDSEELTVDDFAEYNPQAGASVSTEIYALTNGSLRSVVGGQAAPVAGSYGAVHDIESVAISNKDKVTAAVRAVGSGDKKKSSLLLGTVGGNYSEVLSAKTMTKPTFEPGASSLWTVQDGRKIIRLARSSSGGDIVETEVSMDGLAESASGISMLQLSRSGVRAAMIIGGRVYIGIVSRPNAGERRITNIHEVMPAIQDTAVSLDWDSNGSLIVGTSSSEAPVWVIAQDGSIATKLSAGNIVAPVVSVASNSSTRYITDARVALELPNSDSATVYWREVQGLEGGRSVIVVPR from the coding sequence ATGGCTAGAGTTGCTCGCTTAGGGCTGGCGATTGGACTCGTCGGTGTTCTCGTGAGTGCTTGCACAACCCTGCCTAGTAGCTCAGACCCGCAGGCCATCCGAGGCTTTGATGTGAGTTCCTCTACTGAGCAACAAGCGCCGATCGCAGGCCAAGAGCCCGACTTGTTGTTGCGTGATTTCTATGAGGCAAATACGAACCCCTCGCAACGCTATAAACATGCAAGAGGGTATTTGACCGATGCTGCCTCTGAGCGATGGTCACCGGGCACAAGCGTATTAGTGCTGGACGGGATTGACATTAACTCATCGGCGAATAGTTCGGCCTCGCGCCGGGTATTTGATGTGCGTGGAAACATTGTGGGGTCGCTTGAAGAGGGGGGATCGTATGTGTCCAAGAATGAGAGCTATAGCACCACTATCACTTTGGAAAGGGTTAATTCTGAGTGGCGGATAGCTGAGCTCCCTGACCAGATTGTGGTACAGCGCAATGAGCTGTGGAATCACTATGACCCAAAGCAGTTGTATTTCTTTGATACGAGTGGGTCGACGCTAGTAGCGGATCGACGCTGGGTGTTCAAGGACTCGAGCGCCTCGCGCAATAGCGTGGAGAGCGCACTGATCACCCTGATGGTCGGCGGTCCGTCGCGCAATCTTACTCCTGGCGTGGTTAATGAGGTGCCTTCTGGTGCATCATTTGCCGGTTTGAGTAACGGCTTTTATCAATTCACCGGTATGTCTGGCTTGGGACAAGATGAGATACGTCGGATTTCCGCTCAATTTGTGTGGACACTTGCGCTCTCTGGTTCTGCGGGGCCCTTTAAGTTTGCTTTTGACGGAGTCCCTATCAAATCTGAACGCCGCGATAGTGAAGAGCTCACCGTAGATGATTTTGCAGAGTATAACCCGCAGGCAGGGGCATCTGTGTCCACGGAGATCTATGCGCTGACTAACGGTAGTTTACGTAGCGTTGTAGGCGGACAGGCAGCGCCTGTGGCTGGCTCCTATGGAGCGGTGCACGATATTGAATCAGTAGCTATCTCTAATAAAGATAAGGTGACTGCGGCGGTTCGCGCGGTGGGCAGCGGGGATAAGAAAAAATCTAGCTTGCTGCTTGGCACCGTGGGCGGAAATTATTCTGAGGTTTTGTCGGCTAAAACGATGACTAAACCGACATTTGAGCCCGGGGCGTCGTCGTTATGGACAGTACAAGACGGCCGTAAGATTATTCGTCTTGCGCGTTCTTCCTCAGGCGGGGACATTGTGGAAACCGAAGTATCCATGGACGGGCTTGCGGAGTCAGCAAGCGGCATATCAATGCTGCAGCTCTCTCGTAGTGGCGTACGCGCTGCAATGATTATCGGCGGACGCGTGTATATCGGCATTGTGTCGCGCCCTAACGCCGGAGAACGCAGGATCACTAATATTCATGAAGTCATGCCAGCGATCCAAGATACGGCAGTATCCCTTGACTGGGACAGCAATGGCTCTTTGATCGTGGGAACGTCGAGTTCTGAGGCCCCGGTGTGGGTCATCGCGCAAGATGGTTCTATTGCAACCAAGCTTTCCGCCGGAAATATTGTCGCACCTGTTGTTTCAGTTGCGTCGAATTCCTCGACTCGGTACATCACCGATGCGCGCGTGGCCCTAGAACTTCCTAATTCTGATTCGGCTACGGTGTACTGGCGCGAGGTTCAGGGACTTGAAGGCGGGCGTTCAGTGATCGTGGTACCGCGCTAA